A single genomic interval of Lacrimispora sphenoides JCM 1415 harbors:
- the spoIIIAD gene encoding stage III sporulation protein AD translates to MTVVTIAITGIVAVLLAVSLKGMKGEYGTYLVMAAGFFIFFYGMGKLTTILDTMKEIQTYIKINSVYLTTLVKMIGITYIAEFAAGICKDAGYGAVGTQIEIFGKLSVLAVSMPILLALIETLQVFLS, encoded by the coding sequence ATGACCGTAGTGACCATAGCCATAACAGGAATCGTTGCAGTGCTTTTAGCGGTTTCGTTAAAGGGGATGAAGGGGGAATATGGGACCTATCTGGTCATGGCGGCGGGCTTTTTTATCTTCTTTTACGGCATGGGAAAGCTCACCACCATTCTGGATACGATGAAGGAGATCCAGACCTATATTAAGATTAACAGCGTCTATTTAACCACATTGGTAAAGATGATAGGAATTACCTACATCGCAGAATTTGCCGCTGGGATATGCAAGGATGCCGGATATGGAGCCGTAGGGACTCAGATCGAAATATTTGGAAAGCTTTCCGTTCTGGCGGTCAGCATGCCCATTCTCCTTGCGCTGATCGAGACACTGCAGGTATTTTTATCATGA
- the spoIIIAA gene encoding stage III sporulation protein AA encodes MERKDELINIFSRSIREILNRVTINFDEVQEIRLRVGAPLLMVYRNEEYYVTLKGSLNKEGKDAYIVSKNELKETMEYMSNYSLYAFEEEMKQGFITIQGGHRIGIAGKTILDESGIKAMKYISFVNVRLSHQVKGCASEVLPYLYEEGREIYHTLIISPPRCGKTTLLRDLIRQVSNGSEEHAGLTVGVVDERSEIGACYQGIPQNELGIRTDILDCCPKARGMMMLIRTMSPRVIAVDEIGSREDLEAMEYVMNCGCKLIATVHGNSIDDLKQKPILRKLVEERIFERYVVLNNLGRIGNIDQIYDSRGTQLYKAQVHQMGIRWDRQECIAYG; translated from the coding sequence GTGGAGAGGAAAGACGAGCTTATCAATATATTTTCCAGGAGCATAAGAGAAATTTTAAACCGGGTAACAATTAACTTTGACGAGGTTCAGGAAATCAGGCTCCGGGTAGGAGCTCCTCTTTTAATGGTATACCGGAATGAGGAGTATTATGTGACTCTTAAGGGTTCTCTGAATAAGGAAGGAAAGGATGCCTATATCGTCTCGAAAAATGAGCTTAAGGAAACCATGGAGTACATGAGTAACTATTCTCTTTATGCTTTTGAAGAAGAGATGAAGCAGGGGTTCATTACCATTCAGGGAGGACACCGGATCGGAATCGCAGGAAAGACCATTTTAGACGAATCTGGAATTAAGGCCATGAAATACATATCCTTTGTCAACGTCAGGCTGTCCCATCAGGTAAAGGGCTGCGCCTCTGAGGTTTTGCCCTATCTTTATGAGGAAGGGAGAGAAATCTATCACACGCTGATCATTTCCCCTCCCAGGTGCGGAAAGACCACTTTGCTGAGAGATTTGATCCGTCAGGTCTCCAACGGTTCTGAGGAGCATGCAGGCCTTACCGTGGGCGTGGTTGATGAGCGTTCTGAGATTGGGGCCTGTTATCAGGGGATCCCTCAGAATGAACTTGGAATCCGTACCGATATTTTGGACTGCTGTCCCAAGGCAAGAGGAATGATGATGCTGATACGGACCATGTCCCCAAGAGTGATCGCCGTGGACGAGATCGGGAGCCGGGAGGATCTGGAAGCAATGGAATACGTAATGAACTGCGGCTGCAAGCTGATTGCCACGGTTCACGGAAACTCTATAGATGATTTAAAGCAGAAGCCGATTCTTAGAAAGTTGGTGGAGGAGCGGATCTTTGAGAGGTATGTGGTCTTAAACAACTTAGGAAGGATCGGAAACATCGACCAGATCTATGATTCCAGGGGAACGCAGCTCTACAAGGCGCAGGTACATCAGATGGGAATACGGTGGGACAGGCAGGAGTGCATAGCTTATGGATAA
- the spoIIIAC gene encoding stage III sporulation protein AC — translation MGVNLIFKIAAVGILVSVICQVLKHSGREEQAFLTSLAGLILVLFWLVPYIYQLFESIKNLFAL, via the coding sequence ATGGGAGTCAATTTGATTTTTAAAATTGCAGCAGTTGGAATCCTGGTTTCCGTCATCTGCCAGGTTTTAAAACACAGCGGACGGGAAGAACAGGCATTCTTAACAAGCCTTGCGGGGCTGATCCTGGTACTGTTCTGGCTGGTGCCTTATATTTATCAGTTATTTGAATCCATTAAAAATCTGTTTGCATTGTAG
- a CDS encoding stage III sporulation protein AB has protein sequence MDNTWLRIIGAILVIISCSGLGFFMAAQWNEHLRTVEKLRKMIFLLKGEIVYANSPLTEAFERTGRKAGGEIGVLFESVSERLSGQQGETFYTIWQEEIDKLPREVCLSKEDKQNLKGLGEHLGYLDMDMQERNILLYLEQLDLTIGYLRKHKQEKSRLYTSLGIMGGLFLTIVMY, from the coding sequence ATGGATAATACATGGCTGCGGATAATAGGAGCTATTCTGGTCATTATATCATGCTCAGGCCTTGGATTTTTTATGGCGGCCCAATGGAACGAGCATTTAAGAACGGTAGAAAAGCTTAGAAAAATGATTTTTTTATTGAAAGGCGAGATTGTTTATGCCAATTCCCCGCTGACTGAGGCCTTTGAACGGACCGGCAGAAAGGCTGGGGGCGAGATCGGTGTTTTGTTTGAGAGCGTGTCGGAAAGACTTTCCGGACAACAGGGAGAGACCTTTTATACCATTTGGCAGGAGGAGATTGACAAGCTTCCCAGGGAGGTCTGCTTGTCCAAAGAGGACAAACAGAATTTAAAAGGTCTGGGGGAGCATCTGGGTTACCTGGACATGGACATGCAGGAGCGGAATATCCTTTTATATCTGGAACAGCTGGACTTAACAATCGGTTATCTGAGAAAACATAAGCAGGAAAAAAGCCGCCTTTATACCAGTCTGGGTATCATGGGCGGTTTATTCCTAACAATCGTAATGTATTAA